The proteins below are encoded in one region of Centropristis striata isolate RG_2023a ecotype Rhode Island chromosome 12, C.striata_1.0, whole genome shotgun sequence:
- the LOC131981315 gene encoding sterile alpha motif domain-containing protein 3-like isoform X1, translating into MHIAMAQQLTVLLDIYISNDLIIVSIPKMTANQKMTLRVILTEADIRKVILNTRPSTVEDLISKLKESLGLHFNFSLQYQDPDFNNELCNLTDTEELPEKPTVKVIPVFELVPVSSDEVHSDTTSTAETEILLHSPQERQKKWPEFFDIPNFSVDVEYRLRQADLLFMSEGIYLKVTKELKHDILERLAESMYCYTAYPTAAQFESVAAALISKHPCLQERGSTTRCCGWKNSLKHKMANYRTKRRQSGCLDVAVNAGKRGRHSAEGQPANKRIKKAKKGEINYLPNFPDGFDQAALEGACKDLVDEMQKRTPNGLLVKQKMDQTFALRRKEVVESEPAISTMVKRWPALFTEDQVFMEFSRIVGKNLKQEFYESIDRHGPRLLELFGSKRGNVGQLLTQISQQTRTTEPTAIRTKVLRGLPIILGDDPTNFFKAGFDSDGDDSFHDLDIGILLIDRDGTVLTSSQHLSPTSLKIIIEGQVVMDNIQDLPKAMCILFGLTYALHLNYPKTMKLTFQFIQQVLLSLGHTDLKPKLQTLKNQLAM; encoded by the exons ATGCACATAGCAATGGCCCAGCAATTGACTGTCcttttggatatatatatttctaatgACCTAATTATCGTTTCTATTCCCAAGATGACTGCAAACCAGAAGATGACCTTGAGGGTCATTCTAACAGAGGCGGACATAAGAAAAGTCATCCTAAATACAAGACCCTCTACAGTCGAGGATTTGATAAGCAAGCTTAAAGAATCACTGGGACTTCATTTTAACTTCAGTCTCCAATACCAAGATCCGGATTTCAATAATGAACTATGCAATCTGACAGACACTGAAGAACTTCCAGAAAAACCAACAGTCAAAGTCATCCCTGTCTTTGAGCTTGTGCCTGTCTCTTCTGATGAAGTCCACAGTGACACAACCAGTACAGCAGAAACAGAGATACTCTTACACTCACCTCAGGAGCGACAGAAAAAGTGGCCAGAATTTTTTGATATCCCAAACTTTTCTGTTGATGTAGAGTATAGACTTAGGCAAGCAGATCTGCTGTTTATGAGTGAGGGTATATAccttaaagtaacaaaagaaCTAAAACATGACATACTTGAAAGATTGGCAGAGAGCATGTATTGCTACACAGCATACCCAACTGCTGCTCAGTTTGaaagtgttgcagcagcactgaTAAGCAAGCACCCTTGTCTCCAGGAGCGAGGCTCAACCACTCGCTGTTGCGGTTGGAAAAATAGTCTAAAGCATAAAATGGCTAATTATAGAACAAAGCGTAGGCAATCAGGATGCCTTGATGTTGCAGTAAATGCAGGTAAGCGGGGAAGGCATTCAGCAGAAGGACAACCAGCTAACAAGCGCATCAAGAAGGCAAAGAAAGGTGAAATCAACTACTTGCCCAACTTTCCGGATGGATTTGATCAGGCAGCCCTGGAGGGGGCCTGCAAAGACTTGGTTGATGAAATGCAGAAGAGAACACCAAATGGACTCCTTGTGAAACAGAAGATGGACCAGACATTTGCACTGAGAAGAAAAGAGGTAGTGGAGTCGGAACCTGCCATAAGCACGATGGTGAAACGCTGGCCTGCCCTTTTCACTGAAGATCAG GTGTTCATGGAGTTCAGCAGGATTGTGGGCAAGAACCTCAAGCAGGAATTCTATGAGAGCATCGATCGGCACGGTCCCCGTCTCCTTGAGTTATTTGGATCGAAGAGAGGGAATGTTGGGCAGTTGTTGACACAGATTTCACAACAGACCAGG ACTACAGAGCCAACTGCGATCCGGACAAAGGTGCTCAGAGGGCTTCCTATCATCCTTGGGGACGACCCCACAAACTTCTTCAAAGCAGGTTTT GACTCTGATGGTGATGATTCCTTTCACgaccttgacattgggatacttCTCATTGATCGTGATGGTACTGTGCTCACATCTTCCCAGCATCTCAGTCCAACCTCGCTGAAAATCATCATTGAGGGACAAGTTGTGATGGACAACATTCAAGATCTGCCCAAAGCAATGTGCATTCTGTTTGGACTCACATATGCACTCCATCTTAACTACCCCAAGACTATGAAGCTCACATTTCAGTTCATCCAACAGGTATTGCTCTCGTTGGGCCACACTGACCTAAAGCCAAAGCTACAGACTTTGAAAAATCAGCTTGCAATGTAA
- the LOC131981315 gene encoding sterile alpha motif domain-containing protein 3-like isoform X2 — MATRNEMQAKEMTANQKMTLRVILTEADIRKVILNTRPSTVEDLISKLKESLGLHFNFSLQYQDPDFNNELCNLTDTEELPEKPTVKVIPVFELVPVSSDEVHSDTTSTAETEILLHSPQERQKKWPEFFDIPNFSVDVEYRLRQADLLFMSEGIYLKVTKELKHDILERLAESMYCYTAYPTAAQFESVAAALISKHPCLQERGSTTRCCGWKNSLKHKMANYRTKRRQSGCLDVAVNAGKRGRHSAEGQPANKRIKKAKKGEINYLPNFPDGFDQAALEGACKDLVDEMQKRTPNGLLVKQKMDQTFALRRKEVVESEPAISTMVKRWPALFTEDQVFMEFSRIVGKNLKQEFYESIDRHGPRLLELFGSKRGNVGQLLTQISQQTRTTEPTAIRTKVLRGLPIILGDDPTNFFKAGFDSDGDDSFHDLDIGILLIDRDGTVLTSSQHLSPTSLKIIIEGQVVMDNIQDLPKAMCILFGLTYALHLNYPKTMKLTFQFIQQVLLSLGHTDLKPKLQTLKNQLAM; from the exons ATGACTGCAAACCAGAAGATGACCTTGAGGGTCATTCTAACAGAGGCGGACATAAGAAAAGTCATCCTAAATACAAGACCCTCTACAGTCGAGGATTTGATAAGCAAGCTTAAAGAATCACTGGGACTTCATTTTAACTTCAGTCTCCAATACCAAGATCCGGATTTCAATAATGAACTATGCAATCTGACAGACACTGAAGAACTTCCAGAAAAACCAACAGTCAAAGTCATCCCTGTCTTTGAGCTTGTGCCTGTCTCTTCTGATGAAGTCCACAGTGACACAACCAGTACAGCAGAAACAGAGATACTCTTACACTCACCTCAGGAGCGACAGAAAAAGTGGCCAGAATTTTTTGATATCCCAAACTTTTCTGTTGATGTAGAGTATAGACTTAGGCAAGCAGATCTGCTGTTTATGAGTGAGGGTATATAccttaaagtaacaaaagaaCTAAAACATGACATACTTGAAAGATTGGCAGAGAGCATGTATTGCTACACAGCATACCCAACTGCTGCTCAGTTTGaaagtgttgcagcagcactgaTAAGCAAGCACCCTTGTCTCCAGGAGCGAGGCTCAACCACTCGCTGTTGCGGTTGGAAAAATAGTCTAAAGCATAAAATGGCTAATTATAGAACAAAGCGTAGGCAATCAGGATGCCTTGATGTTGCAGTAAATGCAGGTAAGCGGGGAAGGCATTCAGCAGAAGGACAACCAGCTAACAAGCGCATCAAGAAGGCAAAGAAAGGTGAAATCAACTACTTGCCCAACTTTCCGGATGGATTTGATCAGGCAGCCCTGGAGGGGGCCTGCAAAGACTTGGTTGATGAAATGCAGAAGAGAACACCAAATGGACTCCTTGTGAAACAGAAGATGGACCAGACATTTGCACTGAGAAGAAAAGAGGTAGTGGAGTCGGAACCTGCCATAAGCACGATGGTGAAACGCTGGCCTGCCCTTTTCACTGAAGATCAG GTGTTCATGGAGTTCAGCAGGATTGTGGGCAAGAACCTCAAGCAGGAATTCTATGAGAGCATCGATCGGCACGGTCCCCGTCTCCTTGAGTTATTTGGATCGAAGAGAGGGAATGTTGGGCAGTTGTTGACACAGATTTCACAACAGACCAGG ACTACAGAGCCAACTGCGATCCGGACAAAGGTGCTCAGAGGGCTTCCTATCATCCTTGGGGACGACCCCACAAACTTCTTCAAAGCAGGTTTT GACTCTGATGGTGATGATTCCTTTCACgaccttgacattgggatacttCTCATTGATCGTGATGGTACTGTGCTCACATCTTCCCAGCATCTCAGTCCAACCTCGCTGAAAATCATCATTGAGGGACAAGTTGTGATGGACAACATTCAAGATCTGCCCAAAGCAATGTGCATTCTGTTTGGACTCACATATGCACTCCATCTTAACTACCCCAAGACTATGAAGCTCACATTTCAGTTCATCCAACAGGTATTGCTCTCGTTGGGCCACACTGACCTAAAGCCAAAGCTACAGACTTTGAAAAATCAGCTTGCAATGTAA